DNA sequence from the Cupriavidus oxalaticus genome:
GTGGACAACCTGGTCAAGGGCCGTCCCGGCCTGGCCATGCGGGCCATGCGCGACGCGGCGCCGGCCGCGCAGGTGCTCGGCGTCGACATGCACCGGCTGAAGACCGCGATGTTCGTGCTGTCGGCCATGCTTGGCTCGCTGGCGGGAAGCCTGTTTGCCCACTATGTGTCGTTCGTCAGCGTGCAGAGCTTCACGGTGGAGCGCTCGATCGTGTTCCTGCTGGTGCCGGTGGTGGCGGGCGCACGCTCCACCTACGGTGTGGTGCTCGGCGCATTGTTTGTGTCGCTGGTGCCGGAGCTGCTGAGCGGGTTGGGGGACTTCCACCAGGTGCTGTTTGGCGCGGTGCTGGTGCTGGTGGTCACGCTGATGCCGGGCGGGATCATGGGTGGGCTTGCCGGCCTGGTTACCCGCATGCATCGCCGCACCCTGGGCCGCACGCAGAACCCCGCATTGAAGGAGGTCCGATGAAATCCGCTGTTGCTGAATTCGGCGCCAGTGCCGCGGCGGCGGCAGGCGCGCAGGCCCTGCTGCGGGTCGAAGCGGTCGCGCACAGCTTTGGCGGCCTCGACGTGCTGCGCAATGTTGCGTTCGATGTGCCGGCCGGCAGCATCGTCGGCCTGATCGGCCCCAACGGCAGTGGCAAGACCACCTGCTTCAACATCATCTCCGGCTTTCTGCGGCCCAAGGGCGGCAAGGTGCTGCTGGCGGGGCGCGACATCACCGCCGACAGCGTGCAGCGGCGCAGCCGCGCCGGGCTGGTGCGCACGTTTCAGACACCGCAGGTGTTCGAGCACATGACGGTGCTGGAAAACCTGATGGCCGGCTGCCACAAGGCCACGCGCTCGGGCGTGGTGCATGCGATGCTGCGCTCGCCGCTGTCGCGGCGCGAGCTGCAGTCGATGCACGAAGCCGCGCAGGGATGCGCCCGCAAGTTCGGGCTGGAAGGCCTGCTGCAGCACCGCGCCGGCGCGCTGCCCGCGGGCCAGCGGCGCATCGTGGAGCTGGCGCGCGCCTGTATCGGCGAGCCCAGCCTGCTGTTGCTGGATGAGCCGTCCTCGGGGCTGAACAGCGAGGAAATCGAACTGCTGCGCGCGTGGATCCTGCGCCTGAACGACGAGGGCATGACCATCCTGCTGGTGTCGCACGACATGGGGCTGATGACGGTCTGCAGCACCGCCCACGTGCTGTATTACGGGGAAATCATCGCCAGCGGCACGCTGCAGGCCGTGCAGGCGGATCCGCGCGTGCGCGAAGCCTATATGGGAGTCTGACCATGCTGAAAGTAAAAGGACTGTATGCCGGCTACAGCCCGGTGCCCGTGCTGCATGGCATCGACATGGAGGTCGGGCCGGGCGAGGCGGTGGCCGTGGTCGGTGCCAACGGGGCGGGCAAGACCGCGCTAGTGCGCACACTGTCGGGGCTGGTGCGGCCCATGGCGGGCAGCATCGTCAAGGATGGGGTCGAGATCGGCCATGTGCCGGGGCATCGCCGCTTCGAGCATGGCATTGCCGTGGTGCTGGAGAACCGCAACCTGTTCGGCGAGCTGTCGGTGCGCGACAACCTGCGGCTTGCCGAGCAAGCCGGCAGGCGTGCGCGCGGCGGCGCCATGCGCTTCACGCACGACGAAGTCTGCGAACTGTTCCCGTTGCTGCGCGAGCGCGGCGAGGGCCAGGTCAGCCTGCTCTCGGGCGGGCAGCAGCAGATGGTGGCGATCGCCCGCGCGCTGCTGCTGCAGCCCGACCTGCTGATCATGGACGAGCTGACCACGGGCCTGGCGCCGCGCATCGTCAAGGAAATCCTGGCCGTGCTCAACCGGCTGCGCGAGCGCGGGCTGAGCATCGTGCTGGTGGAACAGAGCGTGGCGATTGCCGCGGAGATGACCGACCGCGCCTATGTCCTTTCAGTGGGACGGGTGATCCACGAAGTGCGGCGCGGGGAGTGGCAGGCGCTGCTGAACGACAAGACGCTGGTGAAGGCGTATCTGCATGGCTGAGGACAGCGACATGGGCAAACCGGACACGAAGACCGGAGGATATATGGAGGATCTCGCTGCGCTCAGGCAGGCGGATGCCGCGCGATACCGCGCGATGCTCGCCGGCGATATCGCGGGGCTGGAAGCACTGCTTGCGGATGAACTCAGCTACACGCACTCGTCGGCGTTGCGCGAAGACAAGCAGGCATACCTGGCATCGCTGCGCAGCGGGCGGGTGCGCTACCTGCGGGCCTCGGTACAGGAGGTGGGGCAGGAAATCTACAGCGACATCGCCGTGATGCAGGGCAAGGCGCTGCTGGTTGCCATGGTCGACGGCGTGGAGCGCACGCTGGACAACCGCTTTCTCAGCGTGTGGAAGCGGCGGGAGGGCGCGTGGCAGATGCTGGCGTGGGCCTCGACGCCGATCCCCGCGCCGGCTGCTGCGGCGCCAGGCCAGGCATTTCAATAGACATACTGGATATGGACTTCATCATTCATTGCCTGGACCACGCCGATGCGCTGCAGCGCCGGCTCGACAGCTACGACGCGCATCGCGCCTACCTGGCCGCCGCGGCGGTCCGGTGCGTCATGTGCGGGCCGTTGATGTCCGATGACGGCGCGCGCATGATCGGCAGCCTGTTCCTCGTGCGTGCGCAGGACAAGCAGCAGGTCATCGATTTCAACCGGGGCGATCCCTTCCACCACGCAGGCGTGTGGAGGGAGGTGCATATCCATCCGTTCCTGCTGCGGGTGGACAACCGCGATCCCGCCTGAACGGACAAAGGCCCGGCGGCTTCCGGCAATCCCCACTTCCTCCATGAGCAGTGTTTCAAAGCCGAATCAGCCTGTATTCCCTCGTTTGAAGGATGGGAGCAGGTGTTCTCGTGCACTACGCTTGCGTGAAATATCACACCACTGAAACCGGGGGGAATCATGGGTGAGTGGAGCCCATGCGGGCGGTACGAGCCTGCTGATCTTTCATTGTGCGAGGTGCCTGAGCCAGGCCTGGCTGGATCACCGAGGTCAAGGCCGACGGAAGCGCGGCCCAAACCGCCACTGGTCGCACCACGGAAGATGACTCCCATGGTGCAGCCCGGAACTTCCGGCCTGGGCGCCAGGGTTGAGCACCCGGAGCCGCATGCCGGCATGCGCGGTTTGACGGGCGCGGAGGATCCGCTGCTGGGCTGCCTGTTGTTGCTTAACCGAGCGCGGCAGCGGGCAATGCCGTCTGCCGTCCTGCTGAAAGGGCTGCCACTGGCAGGGCAGCGCCTCACATTGCCGCTCCTGAGCGACGCAGTGGAGCGCGCCGGCTGGTCGGCCCGACTCGTGGAGTCGGATCTTGACGAAATCCCGGACAGCGTACTTCCGGTGATCCTGCTGCTGGGCAGGGGCAGACCGTGCGTATTGCTGGAACGCCGCGAGTACGGCGGTCTTCTGGTCGCGCTCCCGGGATGGGGCGGCGGAGCCCAGGAGGTCAGTCGGGAAGCGTTGCTGGCCGAGTACAGCCGGTGCGCCATCTTCGTGCAGCCGGTGTCTCAGGCGGAAACGCAGGCAGACATGGGACCGGTGCAGCCTGGCCCGTCGTCCGGTGTCGCGATGCGACCATTCTGGTGGCGCTATTGGGACCGGCTGGTTGCCTCTACGTACAAGGCGATTGGGTCGCCGGGCGGGCAGCGTGCTGACGAGGCTGCCCGCGTTTGAATCTTGCGGTGCCGGAAGGCGGTTGTTGTGTGGCGGACGGCCGGAACAAGCCCGGCGCCTGCCGCACGGTTGTCGTGCGCGCTTCAAGACGTTCGTCGCGGCTCTCGCCTGATTCTTGCGATACAAGCATCGGCCGGAAGTGTTCTGCTCGTTCCGCGTTATCCCGCTATCCCATTCCTTCTGCTTCCCTGCCATCCCGGCACGCCAGTGCCGATGCCGAGCGCCGTGGTTTTCGGCCGCAGCCTGCCTTTCGATCGCGGCGTTTCATTTTCAAAACATGCTTTTGGTGGAGATTTTCCGACGCCTTTTCATTCGCTGTATCGCCGCAATATTTCCCCCGCTTTCGTGGGATATCGGATATCGGTGTGTGCGCGCACCGCGCTGTATGAAAACCCCATGGGCCGTCTGCATGGCCTTGTCCGGCAAGGCTTTTCGGGAAGCCGCACCATTCGTGTCCCTGCGAGCCGGCTTGATTGATTCGCCGCACAGCCCGCTTATCTGATCGCTGCCGAGGGCCTCATCGCGCGTACCTGCCACTCGTCCATAGGACCGATTTTCCATTCCGATTCCGCCAACTAGATTGATTTCGCTGGCGCTTGAAAAAGCTACGGAACCAACTGCTTGAACATCGGGAAACGGGGGACATCCATGAAACGCATCCACATGAAGCTGGCGGCCGTGCCGCTCGCCTGTCTATTCGTCACGGTCGCGGCGTGCGGGGGAGGCGGGGGCGATTCGACGCCTGCCAGCACCGCCGCTACGGCACCAGATACGGGAGCGTCTACGCCGAAGCCAGCTTCGACAGGCAGCGCAATGCTGTCGGGTACCACCGACCCGGGGCCGGATGTCGGCCAGGACGGTGACTTCTACCTCAATACCGCGACCTGGATGCTGTTCGGGCCCAAGGCAAACGGCGTGTGGCCCGCCGGGGTTTCGATAGCCGGGCCTGCGGGCGGAACCGGCGCGCAGGGCAACACCGGGTCTGGCGGCAACACGGGCCTGGCCGGTAACACCATCCTGTCCGGCTCGGTCGACCCGACCGATGGCGTCGGCAACAATGGCGACTACTACATCAACACCTCGACCTCGACGCTGTTCGGGCCCAAAGCGGATGGCACCTGGCCGCCGGGCGTGCCGCTGGGCGGGGGGACCGGATCGTCGGGCGCAGGCGGCGGCATCGTGCTGGCCGGCGCAGGCGCTCCAGACAACAGCGTCGGCAACAACGGCGACTACTATCTCGATACCAACACCTGGACGCTGTACGGGCCCAAGGCCAATGACCAGTGGCCCGCGGGTGTCTCGCTGGTTGGCCAGCCGGGCGGCGGCACAGGTGGCACAGGTGGCACTGACGGTACCGGTGGTGGCACGGTCGGCAACGGCGGCCACGTCCTGTACGGCAGCGGCGCGCCGGGCGACAGCATTGGCGTCGATGGCGACTTCTATTTCGATACCTCGACGTCGACGCTTTACGGACCCAAGCAGGACGGCAAGTGGCCGGCCACGGGTGTGGCCATGACCACAGCCACGGTCTACAACGGCAACTTCAACGTGCCGGACACGCTCAGCCGCGGCCACTATGCGATGACTGGCGCGGGCGGCGCCGTGCCCCTGCCGTCGGACTTCGGCGTCGTGATTCCCTACGACTGCAGCCGCGTCACGCTCACTGCCGGCACGCTCGGCAAGGTGCAGGGTGTGCTGGACATCGGGCTGTACAAGGTCACCGGGTCCGGCACCTCGGTGATCCTGGCGCCGGTCGGTGAACTGAGCTGCAAGATCACCAACGGGCAGCAGAACTGCAGCCGGACGGTGCCGTCCGGAACCATCAACCACAACGACAAGCTGCAGGTCCAGGTGGATAACAACCAGTCCACGAAGTGGGGCGGCCTTGCCGTGAACCTCGCCTGCGTCAAGTAAGGCGGGTGGACGGGGCACGCCGTGCCAAAGGGAGGAAGGCGTGCGCTTGGACAGCGGCCGGGACATAGCGTCCCGCCGCTGTTTTTTTCGTCCGTGCGTTGAAATCGAAGGCGTGCGGCGCTTGGTCCCTGTCACCCATCCGGTGCCGCTCCCGTTCCCCTTTGCTACGATAGGCGCTCGTCTTGGCGAAGCATGCCCCAAAGCGTGCCGGACCTGGGGCCGCACGAAGCCGGCGTCCGGCCCTGCGGCGAGGCCCCGAGCGCGTCGGTCCTTTGACCACCGCCATCACTGGAGAGGAGGGTGCCACCATGAAGCCCACGCGCATTGCCCTGATAGCCGCTGCCATGCTGGCGCTGGCGGGCTGCACCTACTATGGCTATCCACCCACGGCGGGCGCGCCGGCCAGCTACGACCGTTCCTTCTATGCGGCCGCGGATGCCATGCGCGACCAGGGCCTGGCGATCACCAGCCAGGATGCGATGGCCGGCACGGTCGTCGGCAGGAAAGATGGCGATACCGTCACAGCCAGTGTCCGCCAGCAAGGCGACGGCAGCGTGCGCGTGGAGTTCAATGCCACCGGCGCGCGCGATTCCGGCCTGATCGAGCGGGTTTCCCGCAGCTATGACCGCCGCATGGGACGCTGAAAGGCGCCGCCGCAGGCCGTAGCGGAGCACCCGGGCCGGTGCCTGCGCCGGGTTCCTCCCGGCGTTGTGAGTTCACGCGCCCGGCGCACAGGTCCACGTCAGGACCATAGCCCACCTTCGTCTGTTATCCCGTTGCCGTGCCAATGGAGCCATGGCGCATGGCCAATGGCTGGCTGCAACCGTCGATGACCGGTGCGCCAGCGTTTGCCGGCATCTGTCGCCAACGGGCAAGTTCGAGGCACGCAGGGTAAAGCGGGAAGTGGCGCCACGGCAGAACATGCAAGCGTCGCGAGGACAATACAAGACAGGACAGGAGGCAACATGGCGAAAGTCGTCAGATTTTACGAAACAGGCGGACCCGAGGTCCTTCGCTTCGAGGACACCAGCGTGGGGGAACCGGGCCCCGGAGAAGTCCGCGTGCGTCACGTGGCCGTGGGCCTGAATTTTGCCGACACGTATTTCCGCGGTGGCACTTACGAGGTGCCGCTGCCCAGCGGCCTCGGCAACGAGGCGGCCGGCGTCATCGAGGCCGTTGGTGCCGGCGTGACCCATCTGGCGGTCGGCGATCGCGTGACCTACACGGGCTTTATCAACACGCTGGGTGCCTACAGCACCGAGCGGCTGATTGCCGCGGCACCGCTGATCAAGCTGCCCGAAGCAATCAGCTGCGAAGCCGCGGCGGCAATGACCATGCGGGGCTTGTCTGCCGCCTATCTGGTACGCCGGATCTATCCCTTCAAGGCGGGCGATACCGTGCTGCTGCATGCCGCGGCGGGTGGCGTCGGCCTGATCGTTTCCCAATGGGCGAAGTTGCTGGGCCTGAACGTGATCGGCACGGTTTCAACCGATGCCAAGGCAGAAGTCGCGCGCGCGCACGGCTGCGACCACACGATCAACTACAGCCACGAGGATGTCGCCAAACGCGTGCGGGAACTGACGGACGGAGCAGGCGTGTCGGTGGTCTTCGACAGCGTGGGCAAGGCCACCTTCATGTCCTCGCTGGACTCGCTCAAGCGCCGTGGCCTGCTGGTCTGCGTCGGTACCGCTTCCGGCAAGATCCCGCCGTTCGATCCGCAAATCCTGGCCCGCAAGGGTTCGCTGTACCTGACTCGCCCGGGCCTGGCCGACTACATTGCCGATCCCGCCGAAAAGGCGGAACTGGTCGATGAACTGTTCGGCCACGTTGCGGCGGGCCGCATCCGCATCGAGATCAACCAGCGGTATGCCCTGGAGGATGCGGTGCAGGCACATCGGGACCTGGAGGCGCGAAAGACCACCGGCTCGTCCATTTTCGTGATCTGAGTGTCGGGATGGACATGAAGAAGCAGAGACATCACTTCTTTCGGTGCGGTTGCACGTTCGCAATCGGTGTCGGTCTCGCCGGCGCCATCCACGTGGCTCAGGCGCAAGAGGCCTGGCCCGGCAAGCCGCTTCGCCTGGTGGTGGCGGGGCCGGCGGGCGGCACCGCCGACGCCCTGGCGCGGCTGCTGGCCGAGGGCCTGCAGCAAAGACTGGGCAAGCCCGCCATCGTGGAAAACAAGCCCGGCGCCGCCGGCGCGCTGGCAATCAGCGATCTGCGATCCACCGGCAAGGACGGCCATACCCTGCTGGTGATCCAGGGTGGCGTCGTCAGCGAGGCGCCGCTGGCGTACAAGGTCCATTACGAGCCGTTCAAGGACCTGAAGCCTCTGGCCCAGGTCAGCCGTACCGGGTTGGTGCTGGTTGCCAACAAGGATCTGCCGGTTTCCAACCTGAAGCAGCTGGTCGACTATGGGAAGTCGCAGAAGGATGGAGTGGTCTTCGCGTCTTACGCTGCGGGCTTGCGGGGGCACACCTCTGGCATGCAACTCGGGCAACTCACGGGCGTGCCAATGCGGCATGTGGGCTACAAAGGCTCGCCTCCGGCATTGAACGACCTGATGGGCGGCCACGTGCCCCTGATGTTCGATGGGGTGACAACCTCGTTGCCACTGATCAAGGCCGGAAAGATCAAGGCGATTGCCGTGGGCTATCCGACCCGGATTGCCGGACTTCCCGATGTGCCGACCTTCAATGAGCTTGGCTATCCGCAGTTGGCGCAAGCAGGCTGGTTCGCCGTGTGGTCCCGCCCGGACGTCGATCCTGCTGTCCAGCAAAAGATCCGCGAGGTGACGCTGGCGTATTTCAGGCAGCCCGCGGTGCAGCATCGCATCAAGGAGATGGGCATGGAGCAGGGGAGTGCCGCCACCCCGGAAGAATTGGTGGCGGACTTGAAGCTGGCATACCAGCAACAGTCCGCGCTGCTGAAATCCATCAATTACCAGCCGGACTGAGCCGGACTTAGCCGGACTGAATTCCGGCTATCCGCGGGCCGTCGTCGGGAGATTCGCTTGCGAGAGCTCGCGGATGAACGCTTCGGCCCGCGGCCATTCACCATAGCCCGAGGCCGGGTTCAGGTGCCCGACCTCGCCCAGCTCGACGAAGCGGCTTCCCCACGCCTGCGCCAGCTCGCGGGCGCGGTCGAGGCGCGTCAGCGGATCGTTGCTGCTTGCCGCAACAATGCTGGGGAACGGCAACTCGCCACGAGGAATCGGCAGCCAGCCCTGGGCGTCCAGTGCCTCGGTCGTCGGGTAGCCTGCCGGCATCGGCGTCTCGAGGTCCGCGGGCGCTGCCAGCAGGGCGCCAAGAATCTCGCGTGTGGCACCCCGGGCCGCCCAATGGGCGACCATCATCGCGCCCGCGCTGTGCGCGACGATGATCACCGGCCCGTCGATGGCGGCCAGGGCGCGGTCGATGGCCTCGACCCGGGCAGCGCAACTGAGCTTGTCCTGCTCAAGCGGGGCGACGCTGACGACGCGAGGCAGCCTTGCGGCCAGCAGCGTCTGCCAGTGTTCCGGCACGTGGTCACGCAGGCCGGGAACGATGAGGACGGTTGGTTTGGTAACGGTCATGTCAGTCTTTCAGTAGGGTTGGTCACCAACGATGGCGGCGCGCTCCATCTTTCGGTGACACGGTGGGTAATCCATCACTGCGTAGTGCTGGGTCGAACGGTTGTCCCAGAACGCCACGCTGTTTTTCTTCCAGCGAAACCGAACCTGGTATTCCGGAATGCTGGCCTGGCTGACCAGATAGTTGAGCAGGTGGCTGGCGCCCGGCGCCTTGTCGAGCCCGAAGCGCACGTTGGCCGGCACATTGAAGTTGGTGAAGTGCGTCGTAAAGCTGCCATTGACGAACAGCACTTTTTCGCCGGTTTCCGGATGGGTGCGGACAACGGGGTGCTCGGCATCCGGATACCGCGCCTTCAGCGCAAGACGTTTCTCGATCGGCATGGCTGCGCCGAAGCTCGCCTCGATGCTGTGCCGGGCGCGCAATGGGGCGATCCTTGCCTTGATCTCCTCGGGCAGCTGGCGATAGGCCTCGACCATGTTGACCCACATGGTGTCGCCGCCCACGGGCGGGCATTCGACACAGCGCAGCACGCAGCCCAGCGGCGGCCTTTCGCGCCAGGTGGCATCGGTATGCCAGGAGTTTTCGTTGCGTTCGGGCGGGCTGTCGGGAGTCTTGTAGATCTGGACCAGTCCCGGGTAATCGGGATGGCTGCCCACCACGGGATGGTCCTCCAGCTCGCCAAAGCGGCGCGCAAAAGCCACATGCTCCGCGCGCGTGATGTCCTGGTCGCGGAAGAACACCACGCGATGCTTGAGCAGCAGCGCCCGGATCTCCG
Encoded proteins:
- a CDS encoding quinone oxidoreductase family protein: MAKVVRFYETGGPEVLRFEDTSVGEPGPGEVRVRHVAVGLNFADTYFRGGTYEVPLPSGLGNEAAGVIEAVGAGVTHLAVGDRVTYTGFINTLGAYSTERLIAAAPLIKLPEAISCEAAAAMTMRGLSAAYLVRRIYPFKAGDTVLLHAAAGGVGLIVSQWAKLLGLNVIGTVSTDAKAEVARAHGCDHTINYSHEDVAKRVRELTDGAGVSVVFDSVGKATFMSSLDSLKRRGLLVCVGTASGKIPPFDPQILARKGSLYLTRPGLADYIADPAEKAELVDELFGHVAAGRIRIEINQRYALEDAVQAHRDLEARKTTGSSIFVI
- a CDS encoding RBBP9/YdeN family alpha/beta hydrolase, with amino-acid sequence MTVTKPTVLIVPGLRDHVPEHWQTLLAARLPRVVSVAPLEQDKLSCAARVEAIDRALAAIDGPVIIVAHSAGAMMVAHWAARGATREILGALLAAPADLETPMPAGYPTTEALDAQGWLPIPRGELPFPSIVAASSNDPLTRLDRARELAQAWGSRFVELGEVGHLNPASGYGEWPRAEAFIRELSQANLPTTARG
- a CDS encoding TauD/TfdA dioxygenase family protein, whose amino-acid sequence is MSQRPEAAPAVVRATSLGNSIRVEPVTCTIGAELSNVHLGAAAQDDQQMAEIRALLLKHRVVFFRDQDITRAEHVAFARRFGELEDHPVVGSHPDYPGLVQIYKTPDSPPERNENSWHTDATWRERPPLGCVLRCVECPPVGGDTMWVNMVEAYRQLPEEIKARIAPLRARHSIEASFGAAMPIEKRLALKARYPDAEHPVVRTHPETGEKVLFVNGSFTTHFTNFNVPANVRFGLDKAPGASHLLNYLVSQASIPEYQVRFRWKKNSVAFWDNRSTQHYAVMDYPPCHRKMERAAIVGDQPY
- a CDS encoding ABC transporter ATP-binding protein, whose protein sequence is MKSAVAEFGASAAAAAGAQALLRVEAVAHSFGGLDVLRNVAFDVPAGSIVGLIGPNGSGKTTCFNIISGFLRPKGGKVLLAGRDITADSVQRRSRAGLVRTFQTPQVFEHMTVLENLMAGCHKATRSGVVHAMLRSPLSRRELQSMHEAAQGCARKFGLEGLLQHRAGALPAGQRRIVELARACIGEPSLLLLDEPSSGLNSEEIELLRAWILRLNDEGMTILLVSHDMGLMTVCSTAHVLYYGEIIASGTLQAVQADPRVREAYMGV
- a CDS encoding YciI family protein, whose product is MDFIIHCLDHADALQRRLDSYDAHRAYLAAAAVRCVMCGPLMSDDGARMIGSLFLVRAQDKQQVIDFNRGDPFHHAGVWREVHIHPFLLRVDNRDPA
- a CDS encoding Bug family tripartite tricarboxylate transporter substrate binding protein → MKKQRHHFFRCGCTFAIGVGLAGAIHVAQAQEAWPGKPLRLVVAGPAGGTADALARLLAEGLQQRLGKPAIVENKPGAAGALAISDLRSTGKDGHTLLVIQGGVVSEAPLAYKVHYEPFKDLKPLAQVSRTGLVLVANKDLPVSNLKQLVDYGKSQKDGVVFASYAAGLRGHTSGMQLGQLTGVPMRHVGYKGSPPALNDLMGGHVPLMFDGVTTSLPLIKAGKIKAIAVGYPTRIAGLPDVPTFNELGYPQLAQAGWFAVWSRPDVDPAVQQKIREVTLAYFRQPAVQHRIKEMGMEQGSAATPEELVADLKLAYQQQSALLKSINYQPD
- a CDS encoding peptidase; amino-acid sequence: MVQPGTSGLGARVEHPEPHAGMRGLTGAEDPLLGCLLLLNRARQRAMPSAVLLKGLPLAGQRLTLPLLSDAVERAGWSARLVESDLDEIPDSVLPVILLLGRGRPCVLLERREYGGLLVALPGWGGGAQEVSREALLAEYSRCAIFVQPVSQAETQADMGPVQPGPSSGVAMRPFWWRYWDRLVASTYKAIGSPGGQRADEAARV
- a CDS encoding nuclear transport factor 2 family protein produces the protein MEDLAALRQADAARYRAMLAGDIAGLEALLADELSYTHSSALREDKQAYLASLRSGRVRYLRASVQEVGQEIYSDIAVMQGKALLVAMVDGVERTLDNRFLSVWKRREGAWQMLAWASTPIPAPAAAAPGQAFQ
- a CDS encoding ABC transporter ATP-binding protein, translating into MLKVKGLYAGYSPVPVLHGIDMEVGPGEAVAVVGANGAGKTALVRTLSGLVRPMAGSIVKDGVEIGHVPGHRRFEHGIAVVLENRNLFGELSVRDNLRLAEQAGRRARGGAMRFTHDEVCELFPLLRERGEGQVSLLSGGQQQMVAIARALLLQPDLLIMDELTTGLAPRIVKEILAVLNRLRERGLSIVLVEQSVAIAAEMTDRAYVLSVGRVIHEVRRGEWQALLNDKTLVKAYLHG